Genomic DNA from Abyssisolibacter fermentans:
TTTACAACTTGCCCCTTTTTAACAACACCTCCTGGTGTTGCGTTTTTAACTGAACATACGATTATATCTCCAACGGTAGCATATTTTCTTCTTGAGCCACCAAGTACTTTTATACATAACAACTCTTTAGCGCCTGAATTATCAGCTACTTTAAGACGAGTTTCCGCTTGGATCATTTGTTACCCTCCCTTCGAATAACTGCATTAATTATTTTGCTTTCTCAACAATTTCAACCAAACGCCATCTTTTTTGTTTGCTTAATGGTCTTGTTTCCATTATTCTTACTTTGTCACCAATTGTGCAAGCATTATTTTCATCATGAGCTTTGAATTTTGTAGTTCTCTTAACTTGTTTTCCATATAAAGGGTGAGAAACAAAGGTTTCAACAGCAACAACAGCAGTTTTATCCATTTTGTTGCTAACTACACGGCCAATTCTTACTTTTCTATTGCCTCTTTCCATATCTCAAATAGCCCTCCTTTCTGAAGCTATAACGCAATCTATTTGTTATTTAAATTCAATT
This window encodes:
- the rpsQ gene encoding 30S ribosomal protein S17; its protein translation is MERGNRKVRIGRVVSNKMDKTAVVAVETFVSHPLYGKQVKRTTKFKAHDENNACTIGDKVRIMETRPLSKQKRWRLVEIVEKAK